The DNA region TACGCCTCTCATGTCGGTGACCGCGACGAGGAGAGCGAAATCGTGAGTCAGATGATAGCGAGCGGTGCCGAGGTGATGATGGGCGGTGGCCGCAGCGAGTGGTCCGACGACCAGCTGACAACCGCCGAAGAGAACGGCTACGAACTACTGTACGAGGCTTCGGATCTAGAGGACGCCTCCGGCGACCGGCTGCTCGGCCTCTTCGCCGACAGCCACATCGCCTACACCCTCGACCGCGACGACTCGACTCCGGGACTACTCGACATGACCGAAACCGCGGTCGACCGACTCGAAGACGGCGACGAGGGGTTCTTCCTGATGGTCGAGGGCGGTCGCATCGACCACGCCGCCCACGTGAACGACATCGCGACGACCGTCGCGGAGACGAAGGAGTTCGACGACGTCGTGGCGTTCGCCCGCGAGTACGCCGCAGAACACGAGGACACGCTCGTCATCGTCGCCTCCGACCACGAAACCGGCGGCCTCGCCACCGGCGACAGCCACGGCTCGCCCATCGAGACGGGGAAAATCGCCAACGCCGAGGCGAGCAACCTGCGGATCGCCGTGGAGATAGAGGAGGGCGCAGACGTCGCCGACGCCGTCGCGGAGTACGCCCACGTCGAACTCGACGACGAGGAGATCTCGCACCTCGAATCGCAGGCCGACGAGAGCTTCGACCGGTTGCTCGTCGCGCTCGGTGAGGTCCTCTCCGACCGCCTCGGTGTGGACTGGACGACCCAGGAGCACACCGGGCCGGCGCAGGTGCTGATGGCGACTGGTCCCGGCGAGGAGCGGTTCCTCGGCTGGCACCACCACGTCGACGTCTCGAGGGAGACCACGGCACTGCTGCTGTTCGGCGAGCGCGAGCGCGCGACGAAGGTGGTAAACGACGACGAACTCCGCCGACGCGTCACCGGGGACGCGCCGGTTCGCGACCGCGACGCCTACACGGTGCTGACGAACTACGTCGGTCCGGTGGAGGACGACCTGACGGCGGCGCTCGATACGAACGGCGACGGCGTCGTCGACTACGGCGACGTGCTCACGCTGCTCGGAGTCGACGAAGACGCGGAGAGCGCCGAGATACCGCTAGCTGTCGGTCGCATCAGTCGACGCGAACCCTGAGACGAATCGATCGCAGACCACTCGCCAGACGTCGACGACGCTATCGGGTATCGGGTCCGTCTCCCACGACTCTATCTCCCCGTTCTCGTCCAACCAATCGACGGTCCGCCTCACCCCTTCTTCCCACCCGATAGTCTGTTCGTGGCCCAACTCGCGTTTCGCCTTGCTGTTGTCGAAAACCGTGCTGTACTGGAAGTGGTCTCTGAGTCCCTGCGTTCGGTCGGGCGCGAGTTCGAAGAGAACGTCCGACGGGATATGGACCAACTCGGGGTCGGGCGCGCCGAGCGCTGCGGCGACACCTCGATGATACTCGTTCCACGTCAGATGTTCCTCGGCGGTGATGTGGTACGCCTCGCCCTCGACGACGGACCCCTTCGCTTCCACTGCAGCGACGAAGCTCCGCGCCACGTCGTCGCGGTGACAGGGAGCCCAGATGGAGGTGCCGTCGCCGTGGACGACGATGGGTTTGCCCGCGCGGACGCGGTCGATGTAGCTCGGTCGGTCGCCGAGCGAGTGGATGAGCCTCCCGCCCTCGCCGTAGGTGTGCCACGGGCGGAGAACGATAGCCGGAAAGCCCGATTCCTCGTAGGCTTCGAAGAACACGTCCTCTGCGGCGGCTTTCTCTCTTCCGTAGTCGCTCGTCGGCGGGTGCCGCGGCGTCTCCTCAGTCAGCGGCATCCGCGCCACCGGACGGGAGTACACGTCGATGGTCGAACAGAAGATGTAGCGGTCGACCGACCCTCGAAACGCTCGAACCGCGCTCTCGGCGTCTTCCGGCGTGAAACAGACCATATCGACGACGGCGTTGAACGCTCGGTCGCCGAGTTGCTCCTCGAAGCGCTCGTACTCCGTGCGGTCGCCGCGAATCACGGAGACGCCGTCGGGAATCCCGGCGTCGGTCTCGCCGCGGTTGTACAGCGTCACGTCGTGACCGGCGGCGACGAGTTGACGGGTGATTCCGGTACTGATGAGGCCGGTGCCGCCGACGATGAGCACGTCCATAACGTAGTCGTCTCCGCGCGTGAGGAAGAACCCGTGGACGGGGGCAAACGGGACGTGATGTACAGACCTGCCCGTCGATAGCTCAAGCTGGCGGACGAGGTTTATCATCCGGGCTGTGCTATCTCCACCCGTATGAGCCCTCCCACCGACGAACCGACGACGAACACGGATACCAGAATCGACGGTCCGACACGGACGAGCGGACCGAACAGTCGAACCGACTCGACCGGGTCCACTTCCGAAAGCGTCCGCCGCGTACTGGACAAGTACCTCCCGACCGCGTCGGTCGACTCGAACTGGTGGTACTGGATAGCGGCCGTGCCGGCGCTGTTCGTCGTCTCGATGGGATTCGGCGTGAGCGCGTTCTTCCTCGCGCTCCTCGGCGTCGGCCTCGACATCGCGGGGTTCATGGGCCTCGTGTCGGCGGGCTTCGGCCTGCTGTTCTTCCTCGTCGCCTCGCTGTTGGCGCTCGTGAGCCTCGTCGTCGCCGTGCTGTTCCCCGTCGCCATCTACGTCGACGCACGCGCCGTCGAGGAAGCCGACCTGGGCTGGAGCCCCGACCCGGTGCTGTACGTTCTCGGAGCGGCGTTCGCCGTCCTCGCGACGAACTTCCTCCTGAGCGTCCCGCTGTCTGTGTACTACCTCTACAAGCGCCACGAGGCCGTCGGGCGGCCGTGAGAGAGGAGTGACGCCTCGATTCGGTCGGCGACGGAACTGAAGCGCTTTTCAGGGCTCGACACCCACCGACGCACATGAGCATACACGGGACGCTTCGCCTCGCGACGCGGGGATCGGACCTCGCGCTGCGACAGGCCGCGAGCGTACAGGAGGCGCTCGCCGGGCGACGCCGCGACGTGGAACTGGTCGAAGTCGAGACCCGGGGCGACCAGATTCAGGACGGACTCATCCACCGCCTCGGCAAGACCGGGGCGTTCGTCCGCGCACTCGACGAGAAGATTCTCTCCGGAGAAGTCGACGCCGCGGTTCACTCGATGAAGGACATGCCGACCGAACAGCCCGAGGAGTTGCTCGTCGCCGGGGTTCCGGAGCGCGCCCCCGCGGGCGACATCCTGGTGACACCCGACGGCCGTGAACTCGACGACCTGCCCGAAGGAGCGACGGTCGGCACCTCGTCGCTCCGACGGCAGGCGCAACTGCTCAACGCCCGGCCCGACCTGACGGTCGAACCGCTCCGCGGCAACGTCGACACGCGCGTCGAGAAACTGCTCGCGCCGACGCTGCAGAAGGAACACGAACAGCGCGTCGAGGCCGACAAGGACCGGAAAGGAAACATCGGAGACGACGACTACGAACCCGAGTACGACGAGCGACCCGAGGAGTGGTTCGAGGGCCTGAGCGAACTCCAGCGCAACGCGCTCGGCCGCGACGTCGCCACCGAGTACGACGCCATCGTGCTCGCCGAGGCGGGGGTGAAGCGCAGCGGCCTCGACCACCACGTCGAGTACGTCCGCCTCCGGCGCGAGCAGTTCGTCCCCTCGCCCGGACAGGGCGCTATCGCGGTGACGAGCGTCGACGGCGACGCCGCCGACGCCATCCACAAAGCCATCGACCACCCGCGAACGCGCGTCGAGACGACCGTCGAGCGGACGGTTCTCTCGGAACTCGGCGGCGGCTGCGTCGCCCCCATCGGTGTCTTCGCGCTCGTTCAGGGTCGCCACGTCAACACGCGCGTGCAGGTGCTCGGCCGCGACGGCGAACAGACGGTCGAATCGACCCGTGACCTGCCGGTCGAGACGCACGCCGACGCCGCCGCGGAGTTCGCCGCGGACCTCAGAGACCGCGGCGCGGCCGCCCTCATCGAGGAAGCGAAGCGCGACGCCGACGAGGCGGCCACCGACGAAAGAGAAGCACGGGAGGACCCGGCGGACGAATGAGCGACACGAGTGGAGCGACCGAGGCGGAATCGGGTGGGACCGTCGGAACGGTCTACCTCGTCGGCAGCGGGCCTGGCGACCCCGACCTGCTGACGGTGAAAGCGCGACACCTGCTCGACGAAGCGGACGTGGTACTGCACGACAAACTTCCGGGGTCGGAGATACTCGACCAGATTCCGGAAGAAAAGCGCGAGGACGTGGGCAAGCGCGCCGGCGGCGAGTGGACGCCGCAGGAGTACACGAACAAGCGCCTCGTCGAACTCGCCCGCGAGGGGAAGCGTGTCGTGCGCCTGAAAGGCGGCGACCCGTTCGTCTTCGGTCGCGGCGGCGAGGAGGCCGAGCATCTGGCGAGCGAGGAGGTTCCCTTCGAGGTCGTTCCCGGTATCACCTCGGCAATCGGCGGTCCGGCCGTCGCTGGAATTCCCGTGACGCACCGCGACCACGCCTCCTCGGTCTCCTTCGTGACCGGTCACGAGGACCCCACCAAGGAGGAGTCGGCGGTGAACTGGGAGGCGCTGGCCGCGACGGGCGGCACCATCGTCGTGCTGATGGGCGTCGGCAAACTGCCCGACTACACGAAAGCGCTCCGTGACGCCGGGATGGACCCCCACACCCCCGTCGCGCTCGTCGAGCGCGCGACGTGGCCCGACATGCGCGTCGCCACCGGAACGCTCGAAACAGTCGTCGACGTGTGCGACGCGGCGGGTATCGAACCGCCCGCCATCACCGTCGTCGGCGACGTCGCCGGAACGCGAGAACGGGTACTGCAGTTCCTGCGAAACGGATCCGAGTCAGAGTTCGGGACGGAGGCGGAACGATGAGCCAGAAGGTCCGCGTCGCCGTCTTCCGCCCGGACGACGAGCGACTCCGAGACGCCGTTTCGCTTCTCGACTCGCTCGGGGCGACGCCCGTTCCCGACCCGATGCTCGCCGTCGAACCGACCGGGGAGAGACCGAGAGACGACGCCGACTACGCCATCCTGACGAGCAAGACCGGGGTCGAACTCGTCGCCGACGCGGGGTGGAGACCCGGCGAGACGAAGCTCTGTGCCATCGGCGACAGCACCGCCGCGGTGATGCGCGACCACGGCTACAGCGTTGACGTGGTTCCCGACGAGTTCTCGTCGACCGGCCTCGTCGGGACGCTCCGCGATCGTGTCCCGGGCGCGCGCGTCGAAGTCGCTCGCAGCGACCACGGGTCACCTGTGCTGACCGACGGACTCGAAGCAGCCGGAAGCTACGTCCACGAGACGATTCTGTACGAACTCGTGCGACCGCCCGAATCGGGAACGTCGGCCGAGATGGCCGCGGCGGGCGACCTTGAGGCGGCGCTCTTCACCTCGTCGTTGACGGTCGAGCACTTCCTCGACGCGGCCGCCGAGCGTGGCCTTCGAGACGAGGCCGTCACCGGATTGAACGACGCCGTCGTCGGCGCTATCGGGGAGCCGACGCGCGAGACGGCCGAAGCCCGGGGTATCGCCGTCGACGTGGTTCCCGACGCCGCCGACTTCGAGCAGCTGGCGTGTGCCGCCGTCGAAGCCGCCGCGCCGACGTACCACGAATAGAAAAAACGGAACTCTCGACACAGGTCGTGTCTCTCGTCACGCTTACTCCCCGGGAGCGCCGACGGCGAGAACTCGGGGTTACGTCGTCTCGCCTCTCTCCATCTTCTCGCGGCGTACGACGACGACCGGACCGAGCGAGCGGTCAGCGACGCGGTCGCTCTCCTCGCCGAAGACGAACGACCGGAGCGACGGCGTGCGTTCGCCCATCACCACCGCATCGTGGTCGGCGGCGACGTCCGCGGTATCCGAGATCGGGTCGTCGGTGGCGACGACCGCCGCGGAAATCCGGTCCGAAGAGACACCGCCGTCGAGCAGCGTCGCTCTCGCGTCGGCGACGAGCGGGTCCTCGGCGGCGGCTTCGGCCGACGAATCCGTGTCCTCGGAAACCGCACGGAACAACGTCACCTCGACGTCACGCCCGGCGACGAGCGGAGCGACGACACGAGCGACGTGGTCTATGTCGACGTCGGGGTGAAGCGGGACGAGCACTCGCTCGACGGTGGGTGCAGGGTTGGCGATGAGATACGCCTCGCAGTCGAGTTCGTCGGCGACTCGGTCGATTGTCTGCGCTTCGCCGCGAGTGAACACCAGTCGCGTCTCCACGTCGTCGGCGAAGAGGTCGGTCACTTCGTCGAGTTTCGACTGCCCGAGTTCCTCGAACTCCATGCGTGCCTGTCCCGGCGGCGTCTGTTCGGGGACGACGTAGTAGCCGAGGACGACGACCGACGCCGGGGCGAGAAACGTGGCGAGACCCGTCGCCAGCGACTCGCCCTCGAGGACGCGGAGTGGGACCAGAATCCGGGGTCCGTCGGGCATCAGAACACCCCCTTGAGTCGAACGTCGCGTGCGTAGTAGAGGTACCAGCCGCCGGAGGCGACCATGACGAGCACCCCGACGATCTGCGAGAGCGGGCGCATGAAGAAGATGAGCCCGAAACTCGCCAGCGCGCCGACGGCGGGCGTCACCGGATAACCCGGAGTCCGAAACGACGGGTCGTACCACTTCGGCGGCGAGCGTCGAAGCACGAGCAGTGCGACGCACATCAAAGAGTACATCACGAGGTGGAGAAACGACGCGACCTCCGCGAGCACCTCGACTTGGCCGACGGCGACGAGCACGAGCACCGGTCCACCGGCGGCGACCAGCGCGACGTGCGGGGTGCCGTACCGGAGGTTCAGTCGGCCGAACCACCGTGGGACGAGTCGGTCGCGGCTGAGCGCGTAGACGGCGCGCGAGGAACTCAGTATCGACGCATTCGCGCTCGAGAAGGTGGCGAGTAACCCAGCGAAGAGGATAGCGACGGCCCCCGCGACGCCGAAAAAGGAACGGGCGACCTCGACGACAGCCGTCTGTCCGAACCCTGCGAGTCGCTCGCTGCCGAAAGCGCTCGTCGAGACGAAGATGGTCGTCACGTAGAGGAGACCGACGACGAGCACCGACCCCACCATCGCGAGCGGGAGATTTCGACCCGGTTCTTTGATCTCTCCGGCGACGGTCGCCACTTGTGCGAAGCCGAGATACGAGGTGAAGACGAGTGCCGTCGTCGTCAGAATCGGGGCGGTGCCGAACGGGGCGAACGTCTCGGGGACGGCCCGACTGCCGATGAGACCGAGCGCCGAGAGCGAGCCGTAGCCGAGGAACGTGACGAGAATAGTGAGTAGAAGACCGACGACGGCGTTCTGGAGTTTGGCCGCGTTTTCGGTCCCCGTGACGCTCAACCCCGTCAGAACGACGCCGAAGAGGAGACTGAGCGGCGTCACGAGACCGCCGCCGAGCGAGATTCCGGCTTCAGCGAGCACCGCGGCGGCATAGCTGCCGAAGCCGACGAGGTAGAACGCCGAGGCGAAGACGAGGCCGAGCCACAGACTCGTTCCGACGACGGTCCCGAACCCCGACCCGAGACCGCGCGAGATGAAGAAGTAGCCGCCGCCGCTTCTCGGCATCGCCGTCGCCAACTCCGCGGTCGGCAACGCCACCGCGAGTGCGACGACTGCGCCGATAGCGAACGACGCCGCGGCAGCGGGACCGGCGCGTCCGGCAGCGAGGCCGGGAAAGACGAAGATGCCTGCGCCGATCATCGTCCCGATGCCGATGGCGAGCGCACCTGTGAGTCCTATGGTACGTTCCAGTTCGACGCGCTCTTCGTACACCGTCGTCTCGGCGGTGGTCTCTACGGCCTCCGCCTCGGTGGGGACGGTCTTGTCCGCCTCTCCGACATCGTCTGCGATTGACATAGGCTAGCCACCAGCGAGCGGGACGAAAAGTCTAGGCCGGCCGGAAACGAGTCTACTGAACTCCGAAAGCTAAGACGCGACGAGTGGCGTCAGTCGTGGACGCACGAGGGCACCGACGCGCGCATCGGCCGCGACGAGCGGAATCTGTACAACGGGTCCGACTCGGACCACCGGAATTCGGGCGGCCGCGAGAGGTCGTTCGCCCGAATCGTCGCCGTCAGGGACGCGAGAAGTCGGTCACAGGCGTCGACGCTGAACAGATACCGACCCTCAGTCTCACCGTGGCGCACGTA from Haloprofundus halobius includes:
- a CDS encoding alkaline phosphatase; translated protein: MRRRNFLGLLGAAGIAGGLAGLNELRQSEANGWADSPFERGDVKNVIVLVGDGMGFDHIEVTEEVHGRLALQEFAHTGYTQTDSRSGEVTDSAAAGTALATGIMVYNGQVSVFGEEGTDDGVELTTQLEVAERLGMETGLVSTTRVTYATPAVYASHVGDRDEESEIVSQMIASGAEVMMGGGRSEWSDDQLTTAEENGYELLYEASDLEDASGDRLLGLFADSHIAYTLDRDDSTPGLLDMTETAVDRLEDGDEGFFLMVEGGRIDHAAHVNDIATTVAETKEFDDVVAFAREYAAEHEDTLVIVASDHETGGLATGDSHGSPIETGKIANAEASNLRIAVEIEEGADVADAVAEYAHVELDDEEISHLESQADESFDRLLVALGEVLSDRLGVDWTTQEHTGPAQVLMATGPGEERFLGWHHHVDVSRETTALLLFGERERATKVVNDDELRRRVTGDAPVRDRDAYTVLTNYVGPVEDDLTAALDTNGDGVVDYGDVLTLLGVDEDAESAEIPLAVGRISRREP
- a CDS encoding NAD-dependent epimerase/dehydratase family protein, which encodes MDVLIVGGTGLISTGITRQLVAAGHDVTLYNRGETDAGIPDGVSVIRGDRTEYERFEEQLGDRAFNAVVDMVCFTPEDAESAVRAFRGSVDRYIFCSTIDVYSRPVARMPLTEETPRHPPTSDYGREKAAAEDVFFEAYEESGFPAIVLRPWHTYGEGGRLIHSLGDRPSYIDRVRAGKPIVVHGDGTSIWAPCHRDDVARSFVAAVEAKGSVVEGEAYHITAEEHLTWNEYHRGVAAALGAPDPELVHIPSDVLFELAPDRTQGLRDHFQYSTVFDNSKAKRELGHEQTIGWEEGVRRTVDWLDENGEIESWETDPIPDSVVDVWRVVCDRFVSGFASTDATDS
- the hemC gene encoding hydroxymethylbilane synthase, translated to MSIHGTLRLATRGSDLALRQAASVQEALAGRRRDVELVEVETRGDQIQDGLIHRLGKTGAFVRALDEKILSGEVDAAVHSMKDMPTEQPEELLVAGVPERAPAGDILVTPDGRELDDLPEGATVGTSSLRRQAQLLNARPDLTVEPLRGNVDTRVEKLLAPTLQKEHEQRVEADKDRKGNIGDDDYEPEYDERPEEWFEGLSELQRNALGRDVATEYDAIVLAEAGVKRSGLDHHVEYVRLRREQFVPSPGQGAIAVTSVDGDAADAIHKAIDHPRTRVETTVERTVLSELGGGCVAPIGVFALVQGRHVNTRVQVLGRDGEQTVESTRDLPVETHADAAAEFAADLRDRGAAALIEEAKRDADEAATDEREAREDPADE
- the cobA gene encoding uroporphyrinogen-III C-methyltransferase produces the protein MSDTSGATEAESGGTVGTVYLVGSGPGDPDLLTVKARHLLDEADVVLHDKLPGSEILDQIPEEKREDVGKRAGGEWTPQEYTNKRLVELAREGKRVVRLKGGDPFVFGRGGEEAEHLASEEVPFEVVPGITSAIGGPAVAGIPVTHRDHASSVSFVTGHEDPTKEESAVNWEALAATGGTIVVLMGVGKLPDYTKALRDAGMDPHTPVALVERATWPDMRVATGTLETVVDVCDAAGIEPPAITVVGDVAGTRERVLQFLRNGSESEFGTEAER
- a CDS encoding uroporphyrinogen-III synthase, with translation MSQKVRVAVFRPDDERLRDAVSLLDSLGATPVPDPMLAVEPTGERPRDDADYAILTSKTGVELVADAGWRPGETKLCAIGDSTAAVMRDHGYSVDVVPDEFSSTGLVGTLRDRVPGARVEVARSDHGSPVLTDGLEAAGSYVHETILYELVRPPESGTSAEMAAAGDLEAALFTSSLTVEHFLDAAAERGLRDEAVTGLNDAVVGAIGEPTRETAEARGIAVDVVPDAADFEQLACAAVEAAAPTYHE
- a CDS encoding universal stress protein is translated as MPDGPRILVPLRVLEGESLATGLATFLAPASVVVLGYYVVPEQTPPGQARMEFEELGQSKLDEVTDLFADDVETRLVFTRGEAQTIDRVADELDCEAYLIANPAPTVERVLVPLHPDVDIDHVARVVAPLVAGRDVEVTLFRAVSEDTDSSAEAAAEDPLVADARATLLDGGVSSDRISAAVVATDDPISDTADVAADHDAVVMGERTPSLRSFVFGEESDRVADRSLGPVVVVRREKMERGETT
- a CDS encoding APC family permease — encoded protein: MSIADDVGEADKTVPTEAEAVETTAETTVYEERVELERTIGLTGALAIGIGTMIGAGIFVFPGLAAGRAGPAAAASFAIGAVVALAVALPTAELATAMPRSGGGYFFISRGLGSGFGTVVGTSLWLGLVFASAFYLVGFGSYAAAVLAEAGISLGGGLVTPLSLLFGVVLTGLSVTGTENAAKLQNAVVGLLLTILVTFLGYGSLSALGLIGSRAVPETFAPFGTAPILTTTALVFTSYLGFAQVATVAGEIKEPGRNLPLAMVGSVLVVGLLYVTTIFVSTSAFGSERLAGFGQTAVVEVARSFFGVAGAVAILFAGLLATFSSANASILSSSRAVYALSRDRLVPRWFGRLNLRYGTPHVALVAAGGPVLVLVAVGQVEVLAEVASFLHLVMYSLMCVALLVLRRSPPKWYDPSFRTPGYPVTPAVGALASFGLIFFMRPLSQIVGVLVMVASGGWYLYYARDVRLKGVF